In Tachysurus fulvidraco isolate hzauxx_2018 chromosome 5, HZAU_PFXX_2.0, whole genome shotgun sequence, the genomic stretch ttttcATAtgtacactggctacctgttaagtttagaattgattacaaactgctgctacttgtGTACAAGGCTCTGAATCATAGGTCACTAACAGGCGGACTGCGGTCCGGGTCCGGACTCAGAAGCTGTACAATCCAGACCCGGAcctacagccaaaacaaaaggttctctttcatcatcttgtgtttgagatccacctatgggaaaggcatccgttcctgacctctacagaagcatccaattgcaccaagtctggcttgacagacaggagcgcgtgccaaaggcaggtaaggtaacgccccttaTCCGAGTGCTTAATGCATATCGCTTGATCAGCCACCGCCGGACGTGCTTGTCCTCAGCCAGGTTAGCCTCATGAGCCGCCCATGCTCGCACAACCCTTTTTTTCTGTAGGCTGCCCGCctgcttttttgcctttttttcctccctaTGGTGCTCTCCCTACGGGCGTACATGAACAGGACGAACTCTTTTCGGGGGAGCAATCAGCACTTCATCTCTTGGGCCCTGCCGAACACGGGAAAACCCATGTCTAAGCAACACCTCTCTCGCTGGATTGTAGAAGCTAACTCCTTAGCGTATGAGTCTAGGGGTGTGCAGCCTCCAGATGGCTATGGTAGTCAATACAATAATGGTAGTGGAAACGCACAGACCAATTGCATGCGAGTTAAGTCATCCCACGTGATACCACTTAGCCAATCAAATCTGtgcattcctgaagtaaacactgtGACTCAACAGCacaagacagatgagagagaattagacaaagttacacatgaaagaaagatagcgatacatgtagaaaacaatgggacagaaacagacgagtgagacagaaaaagggagagaaacagacgagtgagacggagaaagggagagaaacagacgagtgagacggagaaagggagagaaacagacgagagACGGCGCAAGGgcgagaaacagacgagtgagatgaagaaaggaagagaaacatACGAGAgacggagaaagaaagaataaagaacaaattacgctctccaaaaaaagaaaagtggacagCGAAAACATTTACtccagaatggacagactcATGGCCgtggcacttattaaaagtggcaatgtgaaacaacattatgagacaaaacataaaggttttgaacaaacatatctactcaaatctgaagacagcgtccctgagacagctttcccaggtctgaggaaagtagccctatacatcctgaccatgtttcgctctacatacaactgcgagggagctttctctacaatgaacataatcaaatCTAAATAGGGTCACTAATGAGTAcctccacatgtgtatgagaaggccctgactccattcaagcccaggttaaaccctaacccaagccaagctagagctcagttctctcactgagatataaaagggaatgttaagcactttatttaaatattttcacattttatttattttctcttattttgaaatgtagccctacttatatttatttaatgagagaacttTATACATATCTCcaatcatacatatgttcagttATATGTTACGATCTGGGCTACAGCTAAATAGGAGCATCAGTCATCCATCTGTTCCTCGTTCGATGCTTTTTCTGTGGGATTCCACAAGGTGTTTGACTCCACTTTACCTAAAATATATGCCATTTAAGCAATATTTGAGTCATCCCAGGAGACCCGCTCGGTGGCTGAGTATGCTGTGGACTTCCTCATGGCTGTCGGGGGCAGTGGGTGGAGCCCCACAACCCTCTATGATGCCTTCTATCAAGGCCTAGATCCACAGGTGAAGGATGAAATCACTGCATGTGAACTTCCCTACGAGCTTGATGACCTGATTTATTTGGCTACCCGGTTCGATCACCGAATTTGTGAACAACGAAAGGAGGGACACTCAGCAGGGCACTTCACCATTTCCTGTCTAGCAAAAGGCAGGGCTCACCTATGAAGGAGAAGCCAGCAGTAAGCCTCTGGTGCTCAGCCTCTCCCAAGCCATTTCTCAAATCCCAATTTCATATAAAGGACCAGGACCACAAACTTGCTGTCTTTCTAGACCCTGGAGCCAACGGCGAGTTCCTTAATGAGGAATTAGTATGTCAACTGGGTGTTGAGACCAGACCTCTACCGGCCGTTCTCCAGGTATAGGCCTTAGACAGCCATGTTCTCTACTGGGCTAACCACTGCAATAAACCCCTGTTGGTATCTAGCCCCAGTAAACACAACGAGTGCATCTCCTTCCTTGTCATTCCCTTGCCACACGCTCCTGTCATGTTTGGATTGCCTTGGCTTCAAATGCATAACCGCATCCAATCATTTGTGTCAACTAGGACCCACAAATTCAGGAAAAAGCAGATAGCCCGCAACTGTTGGCCCATGGCCAGAATTTCAGCCATATTTCCTGGAAAGGATGGCCATGTAAGAAAGGTTGAAGTCACAACGACTGACCAAGGCAATATAAAAACCTTTCTAAGGCCAATTGTAGAAATTGTTGTTTTTCTACCGAAAGACTGATCTAGAGACTAAGGTTtagcacacttactgtacaagtTCATAGGTCAGATGGGGAGTGTGTTGTCCTTTAAGGACTTTAATATTCAAATAtctgctttaaatatttttggtaAATATTCTCATGTAAAAATGTGAAGTTCATTATTACTTGTCTTTTATCTAACTCATTTGTAATAAagtatattatttgttttatgtgaTAAGCCACTTCCTGTGTGGTCACATCCTGTTAGTGCTCTGTTCTCCATGAAAGCAATGAGACAGACATGGTGTACTCTCTATAATAATCGCATCCAATAAAAAGCATCATAGAGGCAATGCCGTAAGTTCATTAATATGACATTGGACATGTTAaatatcatatacagtattatttatGATTTGTTAAAAAGGTGATGTTTTGCTAAAGGTGAGGTTgctaaaaatgtttgtttaccATTGTGTCCAAGCTTTCAGCGATGCAAATAGCTAATGgtagtttgtgttttttagtcATGTGTAATGCAATTTTAGCCAAGACACTGGACACTGAATattgttgtattgttttattacagtgttaACTGCAAACGTTAATGCGAAAGAGTGACAGTAAATGTTCCATCTTACTACAACTCTGTCTTCATTGGCTACGGTTTAACTTGGTGTTTAGTCAGAGTTTCAAGACACTCCACGAGAACACTACAACACCAGTAATGACTGGTATCATCTGCAAACTCTATTATCTTGGTATTATATTCATCTTTGTATAAAGATATGTATCGTtaattgaattgtattgaaGATGGAAGTGCTGAAACACTCCCTCCAAAAACTCAGAGGCTACCTTTGGTGTTACCCTTCATCAATCATTAGGGCTGTCTGTGTTTGCACTCTCTGTTTAGGTTGGTAGAACCACATCTGGCCCTAGGTAGAGACCAGATTTCTTTTGTTGATCACAATTTATACTCGTGTAGCAAGCTTCCTGCTGAAGCAGGGGCTGTCAGTTGTCCTGAAGGGGTACTCTAAGCCCCCTTTAAGCCACTGGTGTCAGCCTCTGTGGGGTTTCTGACCCTGTAAATGGCTCTGCTACTAGCCAGGTGTCCAGTCTTTCTGTAGACCTTTCGCCCTCTGTCCCACGAGTTGGCAGAGCAGGAGAGACTGCACCTGATTTGCCCAGTTCATTTTCTCTGCACTGCATTGCTTGAGCATGTGGTGTATTTCCTTTCCCTTTTTGTCCACTTTGGCAGCCTAAACAATAGCAAACTGGTCTCCAACCCTTATCAGGTTCTGCAACCTGGACCTGGACCCCACTCCTGGGTCCTGGGTTTTACTGGGCTAATGGACTTCCAGGAAAGACATTTGAGGTGTAACAGCAATTGTACTGGCATTTCAATAGCGTTAAGTTCCCTCGAACTGTGAACGAGATTCTGCTTTGCTGGCCACACTCTGGGCATCCAATCATGCTTCCTTCATACATAGAAGCTGGAATTTTGCTGGTGTTAGATTTCATACATTTAACATGGCAAGCGGTGAAAACAGGCATTACAAGCACAccctttttaaaatgtgtatggTATGGGGAAATTTTGGCCTTTTTGTTGTTTCCTGTATATGATAACCGTATGGTGCAGCTGGCTTTATTTGTCTCAAAAATCTTTATTACTGTGTACACTTCTTTgcagtttagtttattttaggAGAAACTAAGTGCACTTGTAAATAATGTGAAGTGAGATGTTTAAAGCACAAtaatgcttttttaaaaaaaaacaaacattactatgctttttaaatacttttaaaccGTTTAGATGTTTAGGCATGTTATCTGCCCATTGTAATTAGTTGTAAACTTTTATAGGAACCTTGGCATAattgtaaacattaaaaaaaatattttaaaacaagtgcattttttaaataaaaaatttcaagCGTATTTATCTTAAAGTTATGTAAGTCTAACATgctataatatttaatatactataatattattacataatattaGTATGTTTAGGAGCCAATGTTGTGAATGCATTTCGGGCTGTCACCAGGTGGGGTCAGTGTGTGCACAGAGGGTTTTTAAACGAGTGTTTCTTACAGGTAGAGGAAGTTGGCTTGGTACACGTACAGTTTTTTAGCACACAAACTATAAGAGCAACACACTGGATATCCACTTTCATCTTCAAAGATTGTAAATATATGTTTGCATTATGATCAATACATTAGTCAAGTTAAAATCTACTACAAAGGTCTTTTGGTGTGCGTAAAGCGTGCGTTGTTTATCCAAGCCATCAGCAACTATAGGAGCTGTTTGGAACAGACAAAATTCAGTATGGTTTATATTCAGTAAAATACAAGGCAAAGAAATGCACATATGCAAATTAAAGACAGCCTGTTTAATAGCAGTTGCAAAATATATAAGAATTAGGATATATGAAATAGTGCATAATACAGTATTAATGGATGGTATATTAGTGAAAACATGTACAATACAAACCTTTTGGATCTCTGGATCCAGCAAATTATACTCAAGTTTCTCATCTGAgcattggtttattttattttattacaattttattttattactattgaTATTAATAAACCCAGTAGCCGAACCTTATAATAAATCGATTTTAAAAGGTACAGTAATGTTTAATCTTGACGTTGCCTTTACTAATATTTAAGTACATATTCACACCAGATTCATTACTCAATGTGACACTGCACTAGTTTCAGTAACAGGAAACATTAGTGACCATTAGTGACCCTTATTAGAAAGAAgcttattacacacattttttatgcAAACCTTTTTTCAAATGAGCTCTCTGCTCTGAAGGTTTCAATCACAGGCCACCGTTCGTTATGACGTCCATTTACTTGATCGGATGATGGAAACTAAGCAAGTTTGTGTTTCTAAAACCAAGAAGGGTCTGTAgatcattattatttactaatactaataataataataataataataataataataatatagttttaCTATTTCACAATCCTTTTACAGTATCCTTACTTCCCCTGTTCGTAATGATGTTCAATATATTGGATATAGAGTATCAATGACATTTATACCCTAAAATTCAGTTTTTGGGGCAAGTGTTCAGTAGTTTTCACTCTGTTGACCCTATAAAGATACCTGATCCAGTATTTTCTAAATTTCTCATCTCTGACCCCATAGATTATCGGGCTCAAGAACCGTGGGATGATGTAAACCAGCAGAAAGTTGATGTATCGTATCTCCAGTCCATATTGTGGAAACAACTGGATTAGAGGTGCCTGCATGGATGGCACCACAAAAGCCAGCATGCAGAGCAACAGTTGCACACCATGGAGCAGCACCGTGTTCCGTGCCTTTTTCACAGAAACCAGGTCAGTGGATGCTGCTCGTGCTGTCAACATGATTTTACAATATGTGTAGAGCAAGGCCAAAAAGACAAAGGAAAAATAGACACTGTCAAAAGCACAATTCTTGTAGTAGATGGAGTGGTCACGGAAGAGCATTGAGTGGTCACAAAatataaagcttttaaaaaaagatgctggCTCTTTAGTAAGAGTTATAAAGAGGTCTGTGAGAGGTGGTGTAATGCTTAGAACAAGGATAATCCCAATGATCCAGATGGTGCGTGGCACTGTGCACATGTGGCTATAATGGAGGGGAAAGCAAATGGAAACGTAGCGTTCAATGGCCATCCCAGCAAGGATGAGCGGTGTAGATCGTGTTGTTAGAACAGCTATCATGATGAGTGGGCAACAGGCAGACACCAGGATCTTGGAGAAAGCATAACTCACCTGGGTAAATGACATTTTGAAAAGGAATAACACTTTTTATGTAAGTACAATAGCACAGCACATTCAGTAACAAACAGATTTTGTACACAGGACTGAGACTGaacatcataataaaaataaatttggaCTTTATTTTGAAATACACACAATGATTTTGACAGAAtggaaaacataataaaaactttttttttttaaaaaaaaaagcaaattgcACAGCTTCAGATTTAGTTTGCTTTCTTTGAATACTCCCATGTATTCTTTATAATGTCATGTCTCATATTATTAATGCAATATTAATTATATCGGTGTAGCAAAGATCATAAATCAAAAAACTATAAAGAATATATAATTTTcaacaatataatttattttttatttgctcatACATTTGGTCACTTGTATGCAGGTTTGCAATCTCTTGTTACTCAAATATTTCGGataaatagtttattattttttacaataaaaggCACATTAATTTTTCTGACcgtatacacatttatattggTTTACTTGAACTAGAGGAGTTGAGGGAAAATTGGTTTATACACTTACCACATACAGACCTGTTACAACTGTCAGCTGGACTGCATCATTAATGaccatgtaaataaacattatgtaGCGTGGGTCCTCATAGAAAAAGTTGTGTCTAAAGAAGGTTGATGTCATGGTACCATTGAGGATGCTGAGGGCCAGCCACACTAGCATGGAGATTATGTTTTTGGTAAGTAAACTGCTAAAGCTTTCCCTTGGACTAACATTCTGTGGCAGGCTGAGGTTGAAGTTTTCAAAGCCAGCAGAAAAGCCAGCAGAAAGGTTCATGATCTGAAAGTTTTATGATAAATCATGAGACGTCACTATAAATCTGTTACTCagaatatatgtattttttctgcGGAATGAGGAATATGTATCTATCCACTACTTGTTTTAATGGATCTGTAAACTTACCCTTTGTGTTATTGGTCTGTCCTGTCTACAGGCACAAACTTGCTCTTATACACTGTAGCACTGTAATTGATTAACATGGTTGATGGGTGAGCAGTGTAAGAATTCTATGGGGAACATTTCAACCTTGCTCAGAGGAAGAGACATAGTTCCTCCATCTTTCCATATGGTGGAAAATTTTTAAACTTGGAAATTTTAAGactaaattacatttacagcatttggcagaagcccttatccagagtgactaacatctattttttttatacagctgagcaactgaggCTTAAGGGCGTAAGGGCGTTGCTCAGGGGCCTAACaatagcagcttggtggacctgggaacgAACTtgcaaccttccgattggtagcccaacaccttaaccactaggctacgaCATGCCCAAAATAACAATCAAGAAAGAGTTAGAAAGATTACAGAAGGGATCACTGCTAAACATAAGACAGCACATAACAGACAATCCTATCTGTCATTCTTGTTTGGACACAGACTGATTCAATATGACAAAAGAAAACTGTAATTTTTGcacaaacaattacaaaaacaaaaacaattttttaaaaaatgctttaagTTGCTAACTAAATTATTtctggttaatatgaagctaaAATCCAAAGTGCACATTTTACCTAATTTGCTagtaattatgttggctttgtagaagccaacattctgttttccattataagcttattattattattattattattattattattattattattattattattattattattattatgttggctttgtagacatggacatgtgacatatcaaaacactcagcacaatgaggggaactgccccacggttATTCTGGtcaagtcacgtgacgtcatgtgaaaattaaaaatttgcacaacatggacatgtgatatatcaaaacactcagcacaatgaggggatctgccccatgggtattctggtcacgtcatgtggggCAGTTCATGTGGGGTCACGTCatgtggggcagacacgtgacgtcgtgaaaattaaaaatttgcacaacatggacatgtcatatatcactcagcacaatgaggggaactgccccacgggtattctggtcacgtgaaaattaataatttgcacaacatggacatgtgacatatcaaaacactcagcacaatgaagggaactgcctcacgggtattcggatcacgtcacgtGCTCATGTCGCTttcctccaaaagtattggcaccctagctgtCCAGTAGCTGTCaaaatctttctgtccactcgcctccaaaaaacaacagcctttgcgaatacttgcaccgtcaaagccaacatcgaAGGTAGTTGCGATGaaatttacaaatctagtttaatttattttattttatttatttgacataaatttactattatttttttcaagtgctcacaaaaatagaaaaaattaGCAAAGTTTACTTTGTTACTGTGGGGTATGGCTTGTGAACAATGAAATTTGcatttgtactgtatttaatgTGAGTGTTACAGTTTTTGCTAAGGATATTACATTATCACATATGtgatatattaaaaacaagattttaaataaacatgttgtcCGTGAAatgcaacctttttttttttttaacaatttctgttatatattacatacaatgTATTATAATGTTCAATGTACAATGTATTAAATGGCCTAACTCATATATAGTCTTCTGTTAATGTCCAAACCTATGAGCTAAAAAATCCATTCAGTGGTGAATTTGCAGTATGAATgccataacatttaaaaatactgtaaatatatagcTCTTTTGCTGCAGAACCAATAACCATTATCTACAAATATGGTTTCTTAATATAATTCACGACGCATGGGGAAGGCAGTTTGTTTTCTTCAAACTCATTAAAGCAGTGTACAAGGAAAATCTAaaataaggccatccttaaaaatattcttgtttgccataACTCGACTGACTCTTTCAATTTAGGACTgattcaaatttttatttttattttttgctttaagtccgaccgactcgccggttgtaaatttgcgttaacaCCAACCAATTTTCTtctactcttcaaacaactactgtaatacaaaagcaataaaataatattaattatattttagtaagtattgtaaatatataaattgcccaggcctacatacaaacgaaggctacgttctttcttttaaataaaaacccatgacgtcatctatgtttacattattggttaacggatgtcacactatggcctgtgcgttcgcttcgtctcatccTCTCATCCACTGTCAGTCAACGGTTcgcgcttggtaatgatggctgcggctgaagtaaacaaaatgttcgcggtcaccgttcaaagtcatacgggttcaggcaccataatacatctaaaaaattcattaaaacagcacaacaccgctttaacttggcacgaagttctggaaaaactgggcccagcatcaaaataaggtttgcaatgatgcgcccgaaggcacgggttgaagacccagtcagtgacgtcatgatatgctaatttgtttaaagtcatacctataTAATCACCATCaacaaaattgtacttttttttatattgaaacttgaaaaacaAATATAGAACTACCtaccaaacctttttttttttttactgttactgcaaaccaaaatatttttaaggatggcctaagtGTGCTTACCTGATTATCTTATTGGTTGGTGGGTGGTACATATATTTAGAAAGTTTTTACGAGTGCCACCATTTTAATTTCACTTGTTAAGATTGCAACAGCCACATGCAATTTACAGATTTTCGATAACAGGTAGCTTGTTGACAAATTctaagtgtgtgtttctcacagttaattaataaatgtgtcTGCTTCTATTTAGAGtagaatataaaaaagaaaaaaatatatttaaaaaaataccctTCTTTTAACACactcatttaattttaattgaattttaaatttcatattGGCTTGACAACAGCTCCAAGGTATTCCCAAAGGATATTAGTGTTTACATTACATAAGAAACTTATGAGAATATTATTAAAACGTTTTCTTTATGATATTACTTTTTACTCATGGTTACACTTGCATTAACAAAGTTTACATTCTTGACATTTTCTGAAAACTGAAAGAGCTCTGGTTATAAGAGACTCCATCTTAAAGCATGTGAAATTAGCTAGGACTTTAGGGGCTCAAGCAGCACTGGTTAGGTGTATTCCAGGAGCCAGGGTGCCAGAAATAGCAATTATGGTCTTAGGCAAGCATAGGTATGTGAAGATAGTTTTCCATGTAGGAGCTAACAATATACGCCTTTGCCAGTCAGAGATTACTAAGAGTAatattgtagaggtgtgtaaattagtGAAAGCGATATCCGATGCTGTAGTATGCTCTGGCCCCATCCCAATGCGGCATGGCGATGTAGCTTAGAGTAGGTTATGGTCACTGAACTGCTGGATGTCCTGGTGGTGATCCAAAAACAATATGGGCTTCATAGATAATTGGAGCACTTTTGAGGGAAAAGCTGGCCTGTTAGGATGGGATGGTGTCCATTCCACTCGGGAAGTAGTAGTTTAAGAACAGGCCTAGTTAATAGGTGACAATCCAGAGCCGGGGCTAGAGACCAGAGAAGCAGGCTAATCCGACCGTCTGCTAGCTGCATTGAGTCGCCAAACTGGGTTCACAatatagagactgtgtctgtttcctgagctaaacaaaaaactataaatactcagaaaatttgttttggtaaccttattagcataaaatttGATAAGAGTGAATGCACAGCCAGCACCTTTGATCTGAAGCTACCGTAGGACTGTTAAAAATAAGATCTCTTGCATCTAAAGCCCTTATGGCTAGTGAattgattactgatcagaactttagtgttctgtgtttaacagaaacatgggtcAAACCAAACAAGTTTGTCGCATTAAACGAAGCTTGTCCTCCTGGTTATAGTCATATACATCATGATAAGCTTGATGTCAACCAAGAATCTAGACATGTTTAACTCCTTCGAAGTACTTTATACTAACATTTATGTAGccacacaaaataaatctacAGAGTCAGTACctcttattgttatttacagacctccttgaccatattctgaattcctctgtgattttgcagatttcatttcaaacctagctgtttctttagacaaagaAGTAATTGTtggagactttaatattcattttgaaaaGATAGAAGATCCCCTGATAACAGCAGCTGTTTTTATCTTAGATTCAGTAGGGGTGAATCAGAACATAATAGGACCCAATCATAATGGAGGTCACACTCTTGTATTGACTCCAGCCTtattaaagataataaaaataatgcaaattttttttatttaactaggaataaaaacaatgtCAAAGTGCACACCAGCTATTTGTTGATTCTCAACCTGCATACTGGATCCCTTACcaacatgtttctttaaacagatattaccAGTAGCCATTCTAAAGAGAATAAATTCTTCCCTTAGCACTGGCTATGTGCCGAAATATTTTAAGCTAGCAGTTATCaaacctttgattaaaaaacctgaccttGACCCAACTCAGCTGTCCAACTATAGTtcaatatcaaacctcccctttatctccaagatcctaaAAAAGGTTCTTGCTCAGCAGTTATGCTCGTACCTACATATTcataaaatgtatcagtcaggatttaggcctcataATAGCACAGAGACAGGCCTCTGATCAGGGATGTGTCTCTAGTTTTACGTGATCTTAGTGCATCTTTTGATACCACTGACCATACTATTCTACTTGATAGGTAAGaacatgttgtttgtgttaaagGGACAGCCCTCTCCTGGATCGGGTCTTATTTGACAGATCGACATCAGttcgtagatctaaatggtgatcACTCAAAACAACTAAGGTAATGTTTGGTGTTCTGCAAGGtttgttttaggcccattgcttttccCCCTATATATGCTACCCATTGGTGCAATTATTCGTAGACATGGTATTAGCtttcactgttatgctgatgatacccagctatatgtttcagctaagtcagatgtgaatcaccagcttaataagattgaagattgtgtgaag encodes the following:
- the LOC113642736 gene encoding odorant receptor 131-2-like → MNLSAGFSAGFENFNLSLPQNVSPRESFSSLLTKNIISMLVWLALSILNGTMTSTFFRHNFFYEDPRYIMFIYMVINDAVQLTVVTGLYVVSYAFSKILVSACCPLIMIAVLTTRSTPLILAGMAIERYVSICFPLHYSHMCTVPRTIWIIGIILVLSITPPLTDLFITLTKEPASFFKSFIFCDHSMLFRDHSIYYKNCAFDSVYFSFVFLALLYTYCKIMLTARAASTDLVSVKKARNTVLLHGVQLLLCMLAFVVPSMQAPLIQLFPQYGLEIRYINFLLVYIIPRFLSPIIYGVRDEKFRKYWIRYLYRVNRVKTTEHLPQKLNFRV